The following proteins are co-located in the Pedobacter sp. FW305-3-2-15-E-R2A2 genome:
- a CDS encoding YafY family protein: MDGTETPRLSRLTAILTQLQSKRLTNATDLAKKFQVSIRTIYRDIRALEEAGIPVFTEEGKGYSLVEGYRLPPVSFTESQANALITAEQLVLRNKDASFVREYSDAITKIKAILLHKTKDKADLLSKRIAIRNNPENNSTSNNMSAIQLALTNFNLLKIDYHAEQAARTQRTIEPFAIYSTQENWILIAFCRLRQEYRAFRLDRIEKLEIMEAHFEPHKMTLPEYFAYCLAKSRPLT, encoded by the coding sequence ATGGACGGTACTGAAACTCCGAGATTATCCCGGCTAACGGCCATACTGACACAGCTTCAAAGCAAGCGGCTCACGAATGCAACAGACCTTGCGAAGAAGTTTCAGGTGAGCATCCGGACCATTTACCGGGACATCCGGGCGCTGGAGGAAGCAGGAATTCCCGTGTTTACCGAAGAAGGTAAAGGCTATTCATTGGTGGAAGGCTACCGGCTTCCTCCGGTAAGCTTTACGGAAAGTCAGGCGAATGCGCTGATTACCGCAGAACAACTGGTGCTCAGGAACAAGGATGCTTCCTTTGTACGGGAATATAGTGATGCCATTACTAAAATCAAGGCGATATTACTGCACAAAACAAAAGATAAAGCGGATCTGCTGTCTAAGCGGATTGCCATTAGAAATAATCCGGAGAACAACAGTACCAGCAATAATATGTCGGCGATTCAGCTGGCATTGACGAATTTCAACTTACTGAAAATTGATTACCATGCGGAACAGGCGGCGCGTACCCAAAGAACAATAGAGCCTTTTGCCATTTATAGCACTCAGGAAAACTGGATACTGATTGCTTTCTGCAGATTGCGACAGGAATACAGGGCTTTTCGGCTGGATAGAATTGAAAAGCTGGAGATTATGGAAGCACATTTTGAACCCCATAAAATGACCCTTCCTGAATATTTTGCTTATTGTTTGGCAAAATCCAGACCCCTGACATAG
- a CDS encoding GyrI-like domain-containing protein: MEKETLKPFFVIGISVRTSNENGQAAIDIPALWNRFRSENIGAKLSNKTGDEVYSIYTDYEGDYTRPYTTILGYAVENLEHIPEGMRGLAIEGGAYEKHPLKGNLLQGLVYNAWVDIWNSGISRAYTADFEVYGAAAQNPEDAAVDIFIATR; this comes from the coding sequence ATGGAAAAAGAAACACTTAAGCCATTCTTCGTGATTGGAATTTCTGTAAGAACAAGCAATGAAAACGGACAGGCTGCAATTGATATTCCCGCACTTTGGAATCGGTTCAGATCGGAAAATATCGGAGCAAAACTCAGCAATAAAACAGGTGATGAAGTATACAGCATCTATACTGATTATGAGGGAGATTATACTCGGCCTTACACCACGATCCTCGGATATGCGGTAGAAAATCTGGAACATATCCCTGAAGGAATGCGTGGGTTGGCGATTGAAGGCGGCGCTTATGAAAAACATCCCCTGAAAGGGAATTTATTACAGGGCCTGGTGTACAATGCCTGGGTAGACATCTGGAATTCAGGAATTTCCCGCGCCTATACTGCCGATTTTGAGGTTTATGGGGCTGCTGCGCAAAATCCAGAGGATGCAGCGGTAGACATTTTTATCGCAACGCGGTAA
- a CDS encoding M13 family metallopeptidase, which translates to MKKSIGIPMVAGSMLFLAACSNSGTNQELHSGIILKNMDTTASPGNNFTEYVNGTWMKNTKIPSDKASYGVGAIVNDKAQEDVKAIIENAAKGSATEGSDEQKIGDFYESYMNMKVRDSIGLAPMAAEFKKIDAIASAKDLSAYFAYANKIGNIIPFNVGVIEDFKDPKKYMLYTWQGGLGLPEREYYSLTDAKSKEIRAKYQVHIERMLTLGGIADAKAKAAQIMALETLIASRHMKKEETRNMAGLYNKYAIKDLGKLMPDFDWTTLLSEAGVKNQDSLVVTQVAYTKELNGILKNTPLDTWKTYLKWSALTGASGALNTAVDQENFDFYSKTLYGVKEQKPQWRRAVDVVNGSLGEMVGKLYVEKHFPPAAKERMLKLVDNLLKAYESSIKELDWMSPETKKQALEKISKFTPKIGYPDKWRDYSALKVVKHDLYGNEKRAAEFEYNRTLNKLGKPVDRTEWGMTPQTVNAYYNPTMNEIVFPAAILQPPFFDMNAEDAVNYGGIGAVIGHEVGHGFDDQGSTFDGDGVMRNWWTAKDNSEFKKRTNALVAQYSAFKVFPDLNVNGEFTLGENIGDLGGLSIALKAYKASLNGKAAPVMDGFTGEQRVFIGWGQVWSNKSNAEALRNQVGTDPHSPAQFRVNGVVRNIPEFYTAFKVKTTDSLYLAPEKRVKIW; encoded by the coding sequence ATGAAAAAATCGATTGGAATTCCTATGGTAGCAGGTTCCATGTTATTTCTCGCTGCTTGCAGTAACTCTGGTACAAATCAAGAGCTGCACTCGGGAATCATCCTTAAAAATATGGATACTACAGCCTCTCCGGGAAATAATTTTACGGAGTACGTGAATGGTACCTGGATGAAAAACACGAAGATCCCTTCAGATAAAGCTTCCTATGGCGTAGGTGCTATCGTTAACGATAAGGCTCAGGAAGATGTCAAGGCAATTATCGAGAATGCGGCTAAAGGCAGCGCTACCGAAGGTTCTGATGAACAGAAGATCGGCGATTTCTATGAATCTTATATGAACATGAAGGTGCGTGATTCTATCGGATTGGCGCCAATGGCTGCAGAATTTAAAAAGATTGATGCGATTGCTTCGGCAAAAGACCTTTCTGCTTACTTTGCTTACGCCAATAAGATCGGAAATATCATTCCTTTTAATGTGGGGGTGATTGAAGATTTTAAAGATCCTAAGAAATATATGCTGTATACCTGGCAAGGTGGATTAGGGCTTCCTGAACGTGAATATTATTCATTGACAGATGCCAAATCTAAAGAGATCCGTGCCAAATATCAGGTTCATATTGAGCGCATGCTGACCCTTGGTGGCATAGCCGATGCGAAAGCGAAAGCTGCTCAGATCATGGCACTGGAAACACTGATTGCTTCCAGGCACATGAAGAAAGAAGAAACCAGGAATATGGCTGGCTTATATAATAAATATGCCATCAAAGACCTGGGTAAACTGATGCCGGATTTTGACTGGACGACCTTGCTTTCTGAAGCAGGCGTTAAAAACCAGGATAGTTTGGTCGTAACTCAGGTTGCTTACACCAAGGAGTTGAATGGAATTCTGAAAAATACACCTTTGGATACCTGGAAAACCTACCTGAAATGGAGCGCTTTAACCGGAGCCTCAGGAGCACTGAATACCGCTGTAGATCAGGAGAACTTTGATTTTTATTCTAAAACCCTTTATGGTGTGAAAGAACAAAAACCTCAATGGCGCAGGGCAGTAGACGTGGTGAACGGCAGTTTGGGTGAGATGGTTGGTAAGCTATATGTGGAGAAACATTTTCCACCTGCAGCAAAAGAACGCATGCTTAAACTGGTAGATAACCTGTTGAAAGCTTACGAATCAAGTATTAAAGAACTGGACTGGATGAGCCCGGAGACGAAAAAGCAAGCATTGGAGAAAATCAGTAAGTTCACCCCTAAAATCGGATATCCTGATAAATGGAGAGATTATTCTGCTTTAAAAGTGGTTAAACATGACCTTTATGGAAATGAGAAACGTGCTGCGGAGTTTGAGTATAACCGTACATTGAATAAGTTGGGTAAACCTGTTGACCGTACAGAGTGGGGAATGACACCTCAGACGGTGAATGCGTATTACAATCCGACAATGAATGAGATTGTGTTCCCTGCAGCGATTTTACAACCTCCTTTCTTTGATATGAATGCAGAAGATGCGGTAAATTATGGAGGAATAGGGGCGGTAATTGGTCATGAGGTTGGTCATGGTTTTGACGATCAGGGTAGCACCTTTGATGGTGATGGCGTAATGCGCAACTGGTGGACTGCAAAAGACAATTCAGAATTTAAGAAAAGAACAAATGCTTTAGTCGCGCAATACAGTGCATTTAAAGTGTTTCCAGACCTGAATGTAAATGGCGAATTTACACTTGGCGAGAACATCGGTGACCTTGGTGGATTGAGCATTGCCTTAAAAGCCTACAAAGCGAGTCTGAATGGTAAAGCAGCACCAGTGATGGATGGTTTTACCGGTGAGCAACGTGTGTTTATCGGCTGGGGACAGGTATGGTCAAATAAATCCAATGCAGAAGCATTGAGAAATCAGGTTGGGACAGACCCTCATTCTCCTGCACAGTTCAGGGTGAACGGCGTAGTGAGAAACATTCCTGAATTCTATACCGCTTTCAAAGTGAAAACGACAGATTCTTTATATCTGGCACCAGAGAAAAGAGTTAAAATCTGGTAA
- a CDS encoding CBS domain-containing protein, whose product MKTVKQLLSTKSADIFSVPADTSVLNALRVMMEKNISALLILEERQLLGIFTERDYARKIILQGKASADTLLSEVMTADPITVSPGDSLDHCMQTMTDKHIRHLPVIQENQLIGMVSIGDVVKFIMEDQKQTISQLESYISS is encoded by the coding sequence ATGAAAACCGTAAAACAACTACTCAGCACTAAATCAGCGGATATTTTTTCTGTTCCTGCGGACACATCCGTTCTGAATGCCCTAAGGGTAATGATGGAAAAGAACATCAGTGCCCTGCTTATTCTGGAAGAACGTCAGTTATTAGGAATCTTTACGGAAAGGGATTATGCGCGAAAGATCATTCTTCAGGGAAAAGCTTCCGCAGATACCCTGCTCAGTGAAGTTATGACTGCCGACCCTATTACGGTGTCACCGGGAGATAGCCTTGACCATTGTATGCAAACGATGACCGATAAACACATCAGACATTTACCGGTGATTCAGGAAAATCAGTTGATTGGAATGGTATCCATCGGCGATGTGGTCAAGTTCATTATGGAAGATCAAAAACAAACCATCTCTCAGTTAGAGAGTTATATCAGCAGCTAA
- a CDS encoding GH3 auxin-responsive promoter family protein, which yields MAIVNSIFTWYMKKRVHQIELFMKYPHDVQEEWFQKLISSAADTEWGTKYEYRSILSPKQFKERVPIQNYDTLKPYIERMLKGEQNILWPSEIKWFAKSSGTTSDRSKFIPVSEESLQECHFKGGKDLLSIFCNNRPDNQILTGKGLVLGGSHQINQLNEDSFYGDLSAVLIKNLPMWAEYYRTPNISIALMDNYEEKMEKMAEATIKENVTNIAGVPTWTIVLAKKVLEITGKKNLLEVWPNLELYIHGAVNFKPYREQFKELIPCNEMYYLETYNASEGFFGIQDEGDSDELLLMLDYGIYYEFLPIEQLEEENPETLALDQVQLNKNYAIIISTNGGLWRYMIGDTIQFTSLSPYRIKITGRTKHFINAFGEEVIIDNAEQAICKACTETGAVFKDYTACPIYFKGEEVGGHEWIIEFDQQPNDFEKFVDVLDQTLREVNSDYDAKRFKDMALRRPKVHNAPYNTFYNWLKSKGKLGGQHKVPRLANERTYVEEILPMMK from the coding sequence ATGGCAATTGTAAATTCGATTTTTACCTGGTATATGAAAAAGCGTGTCCATCAGATCGAGCTTTTCATGAAATACCCGCATGATGTACAGGAAGAATGGTTTCAGAAACTGATTTCCAGCGCAGCGGATACAGAATGGGGGACGAAATATGAATACCGCTCCATTCTTTCTCCCAAACAGTTTAAGGAAAGAGTACCGATACAGAACTATGACACCTTAAAACCATATATAGAACGAATGCTTAAAGGGGAACAAAACATCCTTTGGCCTTCAGAAATTAAATGGTTCGCGAAATCGTCAGGTACAACCAGCGACAGAAGTAAATTTATTCCGGTATCAGAAGAATCTTTGCAGGAATGTCATTTTAAAGGGGGTAAAGACCTTTTATCGATCTTCTGCAACAACCGTCCCGATAATCAGATCCTGACAGGAAAAGGATTGGTCCTTGGCGGAAGCCATCAGATCAACCAGCTGAATGAAGACTCATTTTATGGTGACCTTTCTGCTGTCCTGATCAAAAATCTGCCCATGTGGGCGGAATATTACCGCACGCCAAACATTTCCATCGCCTTAATGGACAACTATGAGGAGAAAATGGAAAAGATGGCGGAGGCAACGATCAAAGAAAATGTAACCAATATTGCAGGAGTTCCTACCTGGACGATTGTCCTGGCAAAAAAGGTCCTGGAAATCACCGGAAAAAAGAACCTGCTGGAAGTATGGCCTAACCTGGAGCTCTACATTCATGGTGCCGTGAATTTCAAACCCTACCGGGAGCAGTTTAAAGAATTGATTCCTTGTAATGAAATGTATTACCTGGAAACTTACAATGCTTCTGAAGGCTTCTTTGGCATTCAGGACGAGGGGGATTCAGATGAGCTCCTGCTCATGCTGGATTATGGCATTTACTATGAATTCCTGCCCATCGAGCAATTAGAAGAGGAAAATCCGGAGACTTTAGCTCTGGATCAGGTTCAGTTAAATAAAAATTACGCGATCATTATTTCTACAAACGGAGGTTTATGGCGCTATATGATTGGCGATACGATCCAGTTTACCAGTCTTTCTCCTTACCGCATTAAAATTACCGGCAGAACCAAACATTTCATCAATGCATTCGGGGAAGAGGTGATCATCGACAATGCAGAGCAAGCCATTTGCAAGGCATGTACTGAAACCGGAGCCGTTTTCAAGGATTACACCGCCTGTCCTATTTATTTTAAAGGAGAGGAAGTGGGAGGCCATGAATGGATCATTGAATTCGATCAGCAACCCAATGATTTTGAAAAGTTTGTAGACGTTCTGGATCAGACACTGCGTGAAGTAAATTCTGATTATGATGCCAAGCGCTTTAAAGACATGGCCCTGCGCAGACCAAAGGTCCACAATGCACCTTACAATACCTTTTACAACTGGTTAAAGTCTAAGGGTAAGTTAGGTGGGCAGCATAAAGTGCCGAGGTTAGCCAACGAACGCACCTATGTGGAAGAAATATTGCCAATGATGAAGTAA
- the lptB gene encoding LPS export ABC transporter ATP-binding protein — MILRAENLIKKYKQRTVVNDVSFSVSQGEIVGLLGPNGAGKTTSFYMIVGLIKPNEGTIFLDDEDITADAMYKRAQKGIGYLAQEASVFRKLSVEDNIMAILEMTNMSREERHEKLEELINEFSLHKVRKNRGDLLSGGERRRTEIARALAASPNFILLDEPFAGVDPIAVEEIQTIVAKLKQKNIGILITDHNVQETLSITDRAYLLFEGKILESGTPEVLAANEMVRRVYLGSNFVLRTKKL; from the coding sequence ATGATATTAAGAGCTGAAAATCTAATCAAAAAATACAAGCAGAGAACCGTCGTAAATGACGTTTCATTTTCTGTGAGCCAAGGAGAAATTGTGGGTTTACTTGGACCTAACGGAGCGGGAAAAACGACTTCATTTTATATGATTGTCGGCTTGATCAAACCTAATGAAGGCACTATTTTTTTAGATGATGAGGATATCACAGCTGATGCCATGTATAAAAGGGCACAGAAAGGAATTGGTTACCTGGCACAGGAAGCCTCTGTATTCCGCAAACTATCCGTTGAAGATAACATCATGGCCATCCTGGAGATGACCAACATGAGCCGGGAAGAGCGCCATGAGAAACTGGAAGAACTGATCAACGAATTCAGCTTGCATAAAGTGCGCAAAAACCGTGGAGACCTGCTTTCAGGAGGAGAACGCCGGAGAACAGAGATCGCAAGAGCCCTCGCGGCAAGCCCGAATTTCATCTTACTGGATGAGCCTTTTGCAGGGGTCGATCCCATTGCAGTAGAAGAGATCCAAACGATTGTAGCTAAACTAAAACAAAAAAACATAGGGATCTTAATTACCGACCATAACGTACAGGAAACACTTTCCATCACGGACAGGGCATACCTGCTGTTTGAAGGTAAAATATTAGAGTCAGGCACCCCTGAAGTACTTGCTGCCAATGAAATGGTAAGAAGAGTATATCTTGGATCAAACTTCGTGCTCCGTACTAAAAAATTATAA
- the recJ gene encoding single-stranded-DNA-specific exonuclease RecJ encodes MEKRWVQAVQGNKETTDLLAQQLNIDHSLAQILVQRDISTFEEAKDFFRPQMAQLHDPFLMKDMDKAIARIDLALRKQEKILVYGDYDVDGTTSVALTYSFFSQFTENIEYYIPDRHKEGYGISTQGIDYAHKNGQSLIIALDCGIKSVDKVAYANTLGIDFIICDHHLPGDELPAAAALLDPKRNDCPYPFKELAGCGIGFKLAQAYCITHGLPAERYQQYLDLVMVSIAADIVPVEDENRILAYHGLIKLNQNPCMGLKALMDISGRNKDYTLTDVVFVLAPRINAAGRMDHANEAVKMLLCAEDSIALSQSEFINQQNTERKTSDQNITAEALALIADCDILINKKTTVVYHESWNKGVIGIVASRLTEKYYRPTIVLTKSNGLLTGSARSVAGFDLYEALLGCEDLLVQFGGHKFAAGLTMMPENIDAFSERFEEIVASSITDDLLCPEIKIDTEIQFSQIDGKFQRIISQMAPFGPHNPAPIFVTHGVSLVAKPYVVATKHLKLNVKQQNSAIFESIGFGLAEFETLLQPNQPFSICYTIEENIWKEQRRLQLNIKGIKI; translated from the coding sequence ATGGAAAAAAGATGGGTGCAAGCTGTACAGGGAAATAAAGAAACGACAGATTTGCTTGCACAGCAACTAAATATAGACCACAGTTTAGCACAGATATTAGTACAAAGGGACATCTCTACTTTTGAAGAAGCAAAAGATTTTTTCAGGCCACAAATGGCACAATTACATGACCCCTTTCTGATGAAGGACATGGATAAAGCCATCGCAAGAATTGACCTGGCCCTCCGTAAACAGGAAAAGATCCTGGTGTATGGAGATTATGATGTGGATGGAACCACCTCAGTAGCCCTAACCTATAGCTTCTTCAGCCAGTTCACTGAAAATATTGAATATTATATTCCAGACCGGCATAAGGAAGGATATGGGATCTCGACCCAGGGAATTGACTATGCCCATAAAAATGGACAAAGCCTCATCATTGCCCTGGATTGCGGGATCAAGTCAGTGGATAAGGTAGCCTATGCAAATACGCTGGGTATAGATTTCATCATCTGTGATCACCACCTTCCGGGAGATGAGCTGCCCGCAGCAGCAGCATTACTGGACCCCAAGCGAAATGATTGCCCCTACCCTTTTAAAGAACTGGCAGGTTGCGGAATCGGATTTAAACTCGCCCAGGCCTATTGCATCACGCATGGACTTCCGGCAGAAAGATACCAGCAATACCTGGACCTTGTGATGGTCAGTATTGCCGCAGATATTGTTCCCGTAGAAGATGAAAACAGAATATTAGCCTACCACGGACTGATCAAGTTAAACCAGAATCCATGCATGGGCCTGAAGGCATTGATGGACATTTCCGGAAGGAACAAGGATTATACTCTGACCGATGTGGTTTTTGTACTGGCACCAAGGATCAATGCGGCTGGCCGGATGGACCATGCCAATGAAGCCGTAAAAATGTTATTGTGCGCGGAAGACAGCATTGCATTGTCGCAAAGCGAATTCATCAATCAGCAAAATACAGAGCGTAAAACCTCCGATCAGAACATTACCGCAGAAGCACTGGCTTTGATCGCAGATTGCGACATCCTGATCAATAAAAAAACGACAGTAGTGTATCATGAAAGCTGGAACAAAGGGGTGATTGGAATCGTTGCTTCCCGTCTGACCGAAAAATATTACCGCCCAACGATTGTGCTGACAAAATCCAATGGCTTGCTCACCGGTTCGGCACGTTCCGTAGCTGGCTTTGATCTTTATGAAGCACTATTGGGCTGTGAAGACTTACTCGTACAGTTTGGCGGACATAAATTCGCAGCCGGACTGACCATGATGCCGGAAAATATCGATGCCTTTTCAGAGCGGTTTGAAGAAATTGTTGCTTCCAGTATTACCGACGACTTGTTATGTCCTGAAATAAAGATAGATACAGAGATTCAATTTTCGCAGATTGATGGCAAATTTCAACGCATCATCTCACAAATGGCGCCGTTTGGACCACATAATCCGGCACCTATTTTTGTAACACATGGGGTAAGTCTGGTGGCAAAGCCTTATGTTGTGGCGACAAAACATTTAAAATTAAATGTAAAACAACAAAATTCAGCTATTTTTGAAAGCATTGGATTTGGCTTGGCAGAGTTTGAAACGCTCTTACAACCAAACCAACCTTTTTCTATTTGTTATACAATAGAAGAAAATATCTGGAAAGAACAGAGACGTTTGCAATTGAATATTAAAGGGATTAAGATATAA
- a CDS encoding MBL fold metallo-hydrolase, whose translation MQVFTLYEGSYSVDATKKFLPFNPETDHPKDRPASLFIHVQPFLVKLENDLILFDTGLGYSNEKGQLILHENIKKAGFKPEEVTMVLMSHLHFDHSGGMIHQVGDKVELSFPDAVYVIQRGEWENAFTNTSSSYKTEIFDFLQRNAQLNFIEGSGQLTPEISYELTGAHCPFHQVFLLDDGTDKVFFGGDVLPEPEELLRKFIAKYDFDGRKAMELREEFGQKAAAEHWNCLFYHGKSRATGFVTFNEGQFKIH comes from the coding sequence TTGCAAGTTTTCACTTTATATGAAGGATCTTATTCCGTAGATGCGACTAAAAAATTCCTTCCTTTTAATCCGGAAACGGATCACCCAAAAGACCGTCCTGCATCCTTGTTTATTCATGTTCAACCTTTCCTGGTGAAACTGGAGAATGACCTGATCTTGTTTGATACCGGTTTGGGCTATAGCAATGAAAAAGGGCAGTTGATTTTGCACGAAAACATTAAAAAAGCGGGATTTAAACCGGAAGAGGTGACCATGGTGCTGATGTCTCATTTACATTTTGACCATTCCGGAGGAATGATTCATCAGGTTGGGGATAAGGTCGAACTGAGCTTCCCTGACGCCGTTTATGTGATTCAGCGTGGAGAGTGGGAAAATGCCTTTACCAATACTTCTTCTTCCTATAAAACAGAGATCTTCGATTTCTTACAGCGGAATGCGCAGTTGAATTTCATTGAAGGTTCCGGGCAATTGACGCCGGAAATTAGTTATGAGCTTACTGGAGCACATTGTCCTTTTCACCAGGTTTTCCTGCTGGACGATGGAACGGATAAAGTATTTTTTGGAGGTGATGTATTGCCGGAACCTGAGGAGTTACTGAGAAAGTTTATCGCCAAGTATGATTTTGATGGCAGAAAAGCAATGGAGCTTCGTGAAGAGTTCGGTCAGAAGGCAGCAGCAGAACACTGGAACTGCCTGTTTTATCACGGTAAGTCAAGGGCCACAGGTTTTGTTACTTTTAACGAGGGGCAGTT